The genomic segment TAAACatccacactggagacacaTTTTACTTTCCGAATTTTAGAGCCTCAGGGGGACAACTGGCGGGGCTACCGTCGCTCTCCTACCCGAGAAGGGACAATGTTTGCTCCCTCCCGTGGAATCCTTCGGAGCCGTGCAATGGATACTCTCAATCCTACTTTAGCAGCCCCGTGTCTATTAACCCTTCTTTCAATCGGTCGTGTGAAATTACCAGACCTGAAGAGGGTAAATGTTATTATAGCAACGGCAGCGGAAACAGGGAGACCTGTTCAGGTGGCAACAACCTCAAACGAGAGGATAGAGCGAGAGACACATCATCCCTAACATCTGACCACGGGATGCACAGTGGAATTGGCAACACTGCCGCCTTTTCCAAATATGATTATGGGACCGAGCAGCTAACGCAAGACCCGCCATCCTGTCAGTCAATGGAGTCCGACTccagctcctctctgctcaaCGAGGGCAGCAAGCCTTCATCCAGCGACACACAGACCCTGGTGTCACCGGGAAGCCATTCAAGCAACATAGCCGCAGGCGGAGGTgggtgttattttttatttgtttaaatcaCAATTACTTCAAAGGCACGTTCACATTATTTATAAGGAAGCTGCACACAACTTACAATTGCTGTATTAAATCGTTATCAGAGCATGTTATCTTGATGCACAATTGCAGTCTAGATTAGCCTGCTGGGTAGACTACTTGCGTGGTGTGCAAACGCCGCTAGGGGTTGCCCTAAAATACTCCACGCGCCATGTGCTTGTATACAGTTATAGATAACC from the Scomber japonicus isolate fScoJap1 chromosome 4, fScoJap1.pri, whole genome shotgun sequence genome contains:
- the hoxc12a gene encoding homeobox protein Hox-C12a, which produces MGEHNLLNPGFVGPLVNIHTGDTFYFPNFRASGGQLAGLPSLSYPRRDNVCSLPWNPSEPCNGYSQSYFSSPVSINPSFNRSCEITRPEEGKCYYSNGSGNRETCSGGNNLKREDRARDTSSLTSDHGMHSGIGNTAAFSKYDYGTEQLTQDPPSCQSMESDSSSSLLNEGSKPSSSDTQTLVSPGSHSSNIAAGGGAPWYPMHTRTRKKRKPYSKLQLAELEGEFMLNEFITRQRRRELSDRLNLSDQQVKIWFQNRRMKKKRLMLREQALAYF